One Magnolia sinica isolate HGM2019 chromosome 2, MsV1, whole genome shotgun sequence genomic window, AACAAATAAAGGATGACCACTCCCAAGATTTGTAACACTCTTAGGACTAACAACTCCCaccatccaaatggcccctaagTTTGCAGTCTCCGAAcatatgaatctaaatcttttaaTTCTCAAAAGTCTTATTGCATGAAATCGTAACATCTTGTGTATCGTCTTGTTTGATTGCTTTGCATTGAAATCATTTGGCTGTTTGGTTATGTTTACACGCATgccttttctttatatatatatatatatctccgttgactgtttgtggtgtggtttgattttggttttgtcaGTAGTTCGTAATTTGTTTGGTTAGTGAATCTATTTTGCATTCGGTTCACCATCGGTTTGTTTAGTTTATGTCATTATATGAAGGGTCATTTCCTTAACATCCTCAGTCCTATAGAAAATGAAGCCTTTCCCTTTTCAACAGTTGTCCTCAGATGCgacattttcctttctttcatttaCATTTtggtttccaccaatccaaacaggctaGAATATATCCAAATTACAATTTGAGGTTACTTCctacgattttttattttttatttaatctcGTCATCACTAAATGAATGCTTGCAGTTCAATTCACTTGCGAGTCCAATTATGGTCTTGGAAACATCATTAGCTTTGTCATGCCCTCTtgaataaacaaaatgtttcacATTTCAATCCACTTGCACATCAAAACACAGCTGAAACCTTATTTTGACTGACTGTGTTTATGATGGCAAAATCTCTAGTGGAACCTAGCATGGTTCAGGGCACGTTTGGCTGCCTTGTTATTGGAGCTATGACAATCTACGATGATGGAATAGCTAGcttaataaataaatagatttttAGGCCCCGAAAATTTCCTCAATAGggcaatcctaacccttcaatttgTGCTCCATAAATAGACGATTAAGAAGAGAAACACAGCAATAGTCCGTGTTGAGTTGAAAAAAGGCCTAACAttagtggctaggatcttccaatctggttgAGTTTTGCACAATCGCCCCTCCATGGTGAGACCCAGCAGCCCAGAAGTATGGACcagtgaaccatgggccccaattGTCCGGACCAATCAGGTTTAGGATCCCATCCGTTATTTGGTTTGCTTCTCTCCTGATATTGTTGCTGAGAATACCGTTTCCTTTTGCAGGCAATTCAGGAACCGCCGCAGCTGAAACACGCATTGGGAAAAAGAGGTGCAATTGTCTACTTGACTGCATCCCTGGTGACCGCTCTCTTCCCAATCGAGACCGTTGAAGCACGGACCACAAAGGCAGAGAATAAGAGAAAAGTCAGGGAGAAGCTCAAGAAGCTCCGAGAGAAGGCCAGAGCATCTGAATCGAAGGCTGATTCAAGCTCCCGCGGTGAGAAAAAGGAATCTAAAGTTCCCCAAAACAGCCTACTGACTGAATCTCCTGTTGAAGTGATGATTCCCCAGTAGAACTACCACTCTCTAGCTGCGTTTGAAGTTCTTATGTCCAATGTTAAACACTTTCTGTTCTTACTGTGAGAATAGAGGCCATGTGGGGTGTGAGTGggtgtgtaatatatatatatatatatatatatatatatatagtggaacGCTCACCTACGAACCAGTTCACAGGGACTACCTactaacttttttgagaactatGATTCTAAAAAATCTGagcggtccacatgaagcagaacctcatgaaaccccctggtaccaatttttactttgaaccaaaactttcgtgggccataaaaatgcaaacagttttttcccttgatttgaatttctctttactatggcccactagaatcttagatcagggtgaaaattcaccccctaaggtttcatgggattccgcatcttatggaccgttcggattcgataCCCATGACACGTATGGAAAGGTGCGCATGTATGTGggagagcatgcctctctctctctctctctctctctctctctctctctatatatatatatatatatatatattgggttgCTGTCTTATCTTTGAGCCTCTGAAGATGATGTACGGTAGATTTCTCGCgggcatcacggtgggccccacataacttccaCTTACAGGAATCTGATGAGCCTGGTCTTTACTGTACTGAACTTGGGTGGGATACCCCAAACGAGGCGATGTGCAATCACacctaaaacctatatattcACGTGTTATTGCCTACCTAAGCTTTGGTGTGTTCCTCCGTCCTGATGGGGCCATCTGACGATTGGATTGGACTGCATATACACAACACAGTGGACCGCACATTCCATTTAGAGGTTCCTAAAATAGGCGTTACCCTCTCTAGTGTCCTGCATTATTCCctttagcatggcccacctgtcACGGATCAGGTTGGACTGGGGGGCTCGTCGGATGGGTTGGACGGAACTCACACGTCTAGGTGGCCGCACGAACCTCCAAAATACGGTAATCACCACACATTTGAAAGCATGGGATCATTCCCATGAGCAAAAGCTATTAAAAAACACAGCCATTCAACCTACTACCCATAAACAACAGAGGGGTCTGAGCTCTACACAAGTCTAGCTTGGCGCAGTTTGGCTCGGTTCAATCAGTAGCTCAAGCTAAGCTAAGTTCAAGCTTACTAGGTattaaaatcaagatacaaaagtAGTCTTATAATAgaaagttggtttttttttttttaatgtgatttGTTTGGTATATATTTCTTCCGGTGGCagcagagaatgtatgcacctgtGGCAACACTTAGttcagtcatttcatcaaacactcaacaaGCATCATTagtatcaaaataaccaagtcatcaCCTAGCTGATTTGATCTAAGTGGATTCGAGTTAAGTCGAGATCagacaagctcgaactcagctcaaaaattttttgagctccaaaaaccagctggATTCAGTCCGAATCTAATTTCAAGCTGAGGCAAGTCTAGCTTTTCCGAGCCCCGTTGAGCTCGCTGATCGAGCTAACTTGTTTGATAAACTCACAAGTGTGTGCAGGCTAACCCATACACAAGCAATCACACATGTCATTATGCCGAGCGTGTGAGTGAGACATGCAAGCATTCAATCTGAAAACGGGCCACAGCATCTAGAACGAATGGTTCTCTCGCATCTACTCGTTCTGGATACCGTGGCTCACCTGTGGAATGAATGAATCGGTCTGGGATTGGGGGGAGTGCATTAGGGGTTaccctcaccgtggggcccaccttgatgatttttagtatatcgtccatccatttttgtgcCCATTTTAGGAAGTAgtaccaaaaattaagcagacaCGTGTGACACAGTGGAACTTGGGCTCAACAAAAACAAAGAACAAGCCCCATATTTTTGATAGTTCAGGCCCTCTTTTTATTCATGTTTTTAACAAGCTGCCCCATCTGATATCTCCAAAACATGAAATAAGCCAATCCCAGACCAATCAACACAAAAACCCAAACCTTGTCTCCTCTCTCTCCCCCCGAATCGATCTCCTCGATGCTAAACTCCATCCTCTCCACATTTCCCAACATGCCCTCGTCCATATGCCCATATAACACATATGCCTTTTCCCCCTCCCTCACCGTCACTGCAGTTGGGAACTTCTCAACATCAAGGGCAATTTCGTCATAAACCTCCGCCTCTCCCCACCCGTCCTTGCTCTTCAGGAACCACGCCGTGTGGTGGGCCACCACCACCGCGGATCTGTCGCTCATGATCGCGATCCCGTCCGCCCCCGTCAGATCCTTTGGCAGGCGGAGCAGCTGGGCCGCGCCATCCTCGCCGTTGATCTTGTACATTTTTCCGGTGTTGGATTGGACGGCCAGGAAGTAGCCTCCGCTGACGTAGGTGATGCCGTTGAGGCCGCACCAGTTGCCGGGCTTATCTGCGTACACGTGCTGATCTCGGAAGATGGACGAGTTGGAGAAGATCGAATCTCGGCCGTCGATGTCGACCTTCCAGATGAAGTTGCTGGCGGAGTTGGTGACGTAGGCGTTGCCGGAGGGGTCGACAGCAACGTCGTTGGCAATCGGACGGTCGGGGTTGGTGGGGTCGGGGAGAGGAGTGAGGAAGATACGGGGGTGGTGGGGTGGACGGCTGAGATCGTAGGCGGCTAGAGCGTCGAATGGGGGGAAGGGTTCGACGGCGTGGATCGCGGCGAGGAGACGGCGATGGACGGTGTCGATCGTGATGCCGAGAATGGTGACGTTGGGGGGGAGGTCGGGGTCGGAGATGAACGGCTGGATGAGGCCAGAGTCGGAGACGGAATGGATGGAGGCGTGGCGCGTGGAGGCAAGGATGAAGCGGTGGGaggatgggtcccacttgaagcTCTCGGGGAAGAGGTTGGGGGATTGGATGGTGATGATGTGGCGGGCTGAGGTGGGGGCCACTAGGATCAGGAGGGACAGCAGCGAGATTGCAAGGGCCGGTGGCATTGTCGgttttggatggagtggatgtggaGATGGTCGAGCTCGATGGATTTATGGGCTGGATTTTGTTCGGGAATTACGGTAACGCCCTTTTGGAGTAGAATTACGAAAATGCCCTTTCTTGTTGGTGGGGTTAGTACTAACGTATTAAATTGAGAAAAACCTGCAGTCGAGCCGATCGATTCTGCTTTGACCGACGTATTTTTTTTGCTACCACCCTAAAATCGCAATTTTATATTTTGGGTCAGGTTAATAAGTCTTCATTCATGAGTTATTTTGTAATACCTTCCTAATCAAGTCATACATGTTTATGAATTCTgttcaaataatttttttatgaaGTTTATATACAAGTTCATCTTGTGCAAACTGAACAAATTCAACTTCAGTCATAACAATCTTACATTGATTTTTTACAATTTTAAACCTGATAATGTAATTTTCATAATTCTTCCATAATATTTGCTGAAAATGGGTGAAATTGGATATGGTTATTTCTCTATTCCTAAAGAAAAATTGAGTGTTGAATTTTGCTTTCATTTCTTGCAAGTATGCATTGAATTTGACAATAAATTGAAATACCACGTAAAAACTATTGTCGTTAACGAATGATCAAATAATTACAACTTATGATTGATATCATTTTCCAACTTTTCGCATTGCCTAGTGAATGGGCCGATGTGTTTTATAGTCAACTGACTAGAATCACATGGAAACAGAACAAATTTTGGTCGATAATTTCATGGCAATGGATGTTGCCGATTTATCCATTCAGGATAAGGTTTATGGTACATTGATATAGTATTGTCGCTGAATACCTAGCCTACAATTTCTTATATAATTTGCATGATTTGATCAAGAATTATTCATTGAGGCTCGATGACTGGTGGTGGATTGGGACCCAATCTATTCAATCTCTCTTGAAGCAAAAGATTCTTAGGAAATTGTTGAGGGTTATATCTTTTTAGTAAACCTTGATTCTGAATTTTCAGGTACAAAATTTCTAACCTCCTGTTCTAGTCGTATAAGTTCAATGGAAGGTGAAATATTTCACATATCCTAAACTGGGATTGTATGGTAGGGATGGGCCAAGATTAGGCTTCTCCAACATGATGTCAGCTGTTTTGGTAACTTTTGAATGGGCCCCACAGCATGTAGCTGACTAGAGTCCTTTGTTCTCTTCGAATGGAGGTAAATAAATGATAAAGTATGACATTTTGTACGTATTTTCAGGGGCATGCCTCCATAGGGGGCACACCCCTGACTCATGTAAGGGGGGGATGCTATCTCGTGACTTTAGCAAACTTAGCTTGACTCATGAAAATGTTGGCTACATGAATAATACACCTCTAATAGATCCCAACAGAAGCTAGTACTCCATTTAGGTTCTTTGTTGGCTTTAATACTCCACATTCCACCTATCATTCAGCATGGATGGCAATAGGCCGGTTtcatggccttggctttaatcaaGCTAGAATGGTCTTACAGGGTTAGGCCTGCAAGGAAGGGTGATCAAATGTCTAAAACAAATTCAatttaaattttcagttgaaaggACAAATGATTTGAACCATTGAAGCATAACTCCTGATTCGATTATGATTTGTTAAATAAGCATGCCCTCCTAATGAAAACTATTAACAAGTGTCTTAAAAATCATTATAACAGCAGCCCACTTTATGATTGGACCAGACCATCATCATTGGCCCAAACCAGCTCTGCCGAGGAATCACTCCATATCACGCTCTGGCCTGCACTCGGACCTGGTACTCCACCCCGGCTGTCCATTACCACCTCTTTATGAGTTCCTTTTTCCTACATAGGATCTGAGGATCCCTATTGTAATtgaggcccacatgctgagtagtccaatgatatttgttttatctgcACGGtttatctgtttttccagctcattttagggtacgaggtcaaaattaaagtatatccaaagctgaagtggaccacagaacagaaaaggaaaaaagaaaagaaaaaaagaagtgagGATATTgatgttcaccattgaaacctgctTAGGTCCtgaccgtttcctgtggtgtggtccagctaggctttggatatatttcaattttgagatcatgcaCTGAaaagagctggaaaaatggatggatgggatggataaaacacatacattacggtgggtcccataaaaaCCACGCCATGCTATAGCGTTGTGAACTCCTCATTGCACAATCCGTGTCCCAGTCGAGTATTCATCGTGTCAATGATAAGGTACGGCCGggccaagctctgtccaagccTTTTCCACATTCTTTAACCTTAGCTCAGACCCAACCGGGGCCATGGCAAGCGAAAATAGGTCAGCTGGAGCCTTGCCTGGGCCCAAGcctgagagagaggggggggggaagGCATTCCCAAATGCATGGACTGAAAGAATTTATGTGGcgagaaattattattattttttaaatttatttttattattacttcttcttttttttttgcgaaAGATAATTGGcttaaaatttgaaattccaatattttgaaaaagataacCGCCTGGACTCAAGTCCAAAACCCAGCCCGCCTATGAAATGAGCTCAAGTTTCAAGTCCAAACGGCCCACAGGCCTGGTACTCCAGCCCTAGCCTAGCCTGGAGTGGGTAGGCCCAAAAGGCCTTCCGGACTGCCCAGCCCATTAACTGCCCTAGCACTCAACCTAAtaatgggtcatggatttgagaagATTTCAAATCCCATGGTATGTTTGACACTATAAAGTAAACAAGGGTTTCAAATCCTCTCAAAGAGGAGGTTTCAAATTAAGTTGAAAGCTTGGATTATATCAAAAATTCTTCCCAAagttacatgtgtaacatgtgtgtcactaggctattaatttattgggcacatggcccactgatgatatcccaaaacaatcaattgcatcactataattactttaatatgataatATGTgccgttcaaacattgtccatataaatcagtgGTTAAAAATGGTTGGTTAATCACTTGGatatgatcttatgcttgtggcatCTGAAacatggaatttcatcatttttagacaaagtatatatttcaacgggcttattataaccattgtgtcaaacattatataggtatagtaattaaatatattaaaattgatttagtaattaaattcaaacatatatacatatactatgcatagctacttttggataatagcctattcaaaatttaaggtgccaaacacaataaaaAGATTTTAAATTGGTTTTGAGTCAAGGTGATTTCAAATccactcccaaacaggccataaCTTTCAAGATTGGCATTGTGTGTTACCCTGGAGTCGGCTTCCTTTGAATGTTGTTGGGAACTTGCTTGGGCCATTTAGGAAACGGATTGGGCGTAGTGATGTCacccaagttatgtgggtcccatcatgaggtatgtgttatattcaaaccgtttgTCCATTTAGCAAGCTCACATtgaggcttgagccaaaaaataagacagatctaaagatcaagtggaccacgatgcaaaaagtagcgggggattgattgtctaccattaaaacccttttagggtgataaaagttttggattaatatgatatttgtttctccttttCATCAAAGCCTGCATAAACTTAAAAACAAAtttgtatgtaaaataaacattatggtggaccttagtaGCATCGTAGGGTTCACTGTCctattgttatttgtggtgtggtccacttaaactatgactcatttttaggaatatggtttaaaatgatcttgccaaacgAATGAAGGGTgtgtagtgtcccattctcggattctggcactctcatgccagattccgatcctgggatcctacaaggaagattttcagtagaaattttttttttttgtaatagagcataaccataagcataaccaagtcacaaaacaacatcaccacatatccactatatcgaaaacttttaagtacaatgcgtatgaaaggaaaatacaaggtgatcaaaagcttcaaaataaactgatgtgcactcctgcctc contains:
- the LOC131237793 gene encoding uncharacterized protein LOC131237793, translating into MPPALAISLLSLLILVAPTSARHIITIQSPNLFPESFKWDPSSHRFILASTRHASIHSVSDSGLIQPFISDPDLPPNVTILGITIDTVHRRLLAAIHAVEPFPPFDALAAYDLSRPPHHPRIFLTPLPDPTNPDRPIANDVAVDPSGNAYVTNSASNFIWKVDIDGRDSIFSNSSIFRDQHVYADKPGNWCGLNGITYVSGGYFLAVQSNTGKMYKINGEDGAAQLLRLPKDLTGADGIAIMSDRSAVVVAHHTAWFLKSKDGWGEAEVYDEIALDVEKFPTAVTVREGEKAYVLYGHMDEGMLGNVERMEFSIEEIDSGGERGDKVWVFVLIGLGLAYFMFWRYQMGQLVKNMNKKRA
- the LOC131237792 gene encoding uncharacterized protein LOC131237792 yields the protein MAFGCLKIVNAKSPLSFSGKDSNIKLQTRNPAFVIISQAIQEPPQLKHALGKRGAIVYLTASLVTALFPIETVEARTTKAENKRKVREKLKKLREKARASESKADSSSRGEKKESKVPQNSLLTESPVEVMIPQ